A genome region from Bombus terrestris chromosome 10, iyBomTerr1.2, whole genome shotgun sequence includes the following:
- the LOC100644449 gene encoding paired box protein Pax-1 isoform X1, which produces MDPIVLESNGSELGADQQQQQQQQPHQQQQQQQYGEVNQLGGVFVNGRPLPNAVRLRIVELAQLGIRPCDISRQLRVSHGCVSKILARYHETGSILPGAIGGSKPRVTTPKVVQYIKQLKLKDPGIFAWEIRDRLLSDGVCDKYNVPSVSSISRILRNKVGAATAIHHHPHHPAHHHHHHHLYAAAAAAGAALCPVPYPPTPYHATPPPAVTHHHHHHHHQVGPTTPGKLSPSSPTAIHPGVGHQTATSVGLQWPSSHTVHDILATSCNLINSQSSPSPTSPLCATVNNNHHHGHHHHHQSNDNAASNNNNEETGGYHHPHHHHHHQQYYASALYHHHHHHSDTVTPVATTSPVLTVQSIMMQSSATNSQPASPCN; this is translated from the exons AGAGTAACGGCAGCGAACTCGGTGCAGatcagcagcagcaacagcagcaacagccccatcaacaacagcagcagcaacagtaCGGCGAGGTGAACCAATTAGGGGGTGTGTTCGTAAATGGCCGACCCTTGCCAAATGCGGTCAGGTTGCGAATAGTGGAGCTTGCACAGCTGGGCATCAGGCCGTGCGACATCTCGCGGCAGCTGCGAGTCAGCCATGGTTGTGTCAGCAAGATCTTGGCCCGGTACCACGAGACAGGCAGCATACTGCCTGGCGCGATCGGTGGCAGCAAACCCCGTGTCACCACCCCGAAGGTGGTCCAGTATATCAAACAATTGAAACTGAAGGATCCTGGTATCTTCGCTTGGGAGATCAGGGATCGTTTGTTGTCGGATGGCGTGTGCGACAAATACAACGTGCCATCGGTGAGCAGCATCTCGAGGATATTGAGGAACAAGGTCGGCGCGGCGACCGCGATTCATCATCATCCCCATCATCCGGCgcatcatcaccatcatcatcatttGTACGCGGCCGCGGCCGCGGCTGGAGCCGCCCTTTGTCCTGTCCCGTATCCGCCGACGCCTTATCACGCAACGCCGCCGCCCGCTGTAACgcatcatcaccatcatcatcatcatcaag TTGGGCCGACGACGCCGGGCAAGCTGTCACCGTCTTCCCCGACCGCTATTCATCCCGGTGTCGGCCATCAGACGGCTACTTCCGTCGGTCTACAGTGGCCGAGTTCTCACACGGTTCACGACATCCTCGCCACCAGCTGCAACTTGATCAATTCGCAGTCGTCTCCGTCGCCAACGTCGCCATTGTGCGCTACGGTGAACAATAATCATCACCACGGTCACCACCATCATCATCAGAGCAACGACAACGCTGCCAGCAACAATAACAACGAGGAAACCGGCGGTTACCATCATCCGCAccaccatcaccatcatcaGCAGTATTACGCGTCGGCTCTgtaccatcatcatcatcaccattCGGACACCGTGACCCCCGTGGCAACCACGTCACCGGTTCTCACTGTACAGTCGATCATGATGCAGTCGTCGGCGACCAACAGTCAACCAGCTAGTCCCTGTAATTGA
- the LOC100644449 gene encoding paired box protein Pax-1 isoform X2, translating into MDPIVLDQQQQQQQQPHQQQQQQQYGEVNQLGGVFVNGRPLPNAVRLRIVELAQLGIRPCDISRQLRVSHGCVSKILARYHETGSILPGAIGGSKPRVTTPKVVQYIKQLKLKDPGIFAWEIRDRLLSDGVCDKYNVPSVSSISRILRNKVGAATAIHHHPHHPAHHHHHHHLYAAAAAAGAALCPVPYPPTPYHATPPPAVTHHHHHHHHQVGPTTPGKLSPSSPTAIHPGVGHQTATSVGLQWPSSHTVHDILATSCNLINSQSSPSPTSPLCATVNNNHHHGHHHHHQSNDNAASNNNNEETGGYHHPHHHHHHQQYYASALYHHHHHHSDTVTPVATTSPVLTVQSIMMQSSATNSQPASPCN; encoded by the exons atcagcagcagcaacagcagcaacagccccatcaacaacagcagcagcaacagtaCGGCGAGGTGAACCAATTAGGGGGTGTGTTCGTAAATGGCCGACCCTTGCCAAATGCGGTCAGGTTGCGAATAGTGGAGCTTGCACAGCTGGGCATCAGGCCGTGCGACATCTCGCGGCAGCTGCGAGTCAGCCATGGTTGTGTCAGCAAGATCTTGGCCCGGTACCACGAGACAGGCAGCATACTGCCTGGCGCGATCGGTGGCAGCAAACCCCGTGTCACCACCCCGAAGGTGGTCCAGTATATCAAACAATTGAAACTGAAGGATCCTGGTATCTTCGCTTGGGAGATCAGGGATCGTTTGTTGTCGGATGGCGTGTGCGACAAATACAACGTGCCATCGGTGAGCAGCATCTCGAGGATATTGAGGAACAAGGTCGGCGCGGCGACCGCGATTCATCATCATCCCCATCATCCGGCgcatcatcaccatcatcatcatttGTACGCGGCCGCGGCCGCGGCTGGAGCCGCCCTTTGTCCTGTCCCGTATCCGCCGACGCCTTATCACGCAACGCCGCCGCCCGCTGTAACgcatcatcaccatcatcatcatcatcaag TTGGGCCGACGACGCCGGGCAAGCTGTCACCGTCTTCCCCGACCGCTATTCATCCCGGTGTCGGCCATCAGACGGCTACTTCCGTCGGTCTACAGTGGCCGAGTTCTCACACGGTTCACGACATCCTCGCCACCAGCTGCAACTTGATCAATTCGCAGTCGTCTCCGTCGCCAACGTCGCCATTGTGCGCTACGGTGAACAATAATCATCACCACGGTCACCACCATCATCATCAGAGCAACGACAACGCTGCCAGCAACAATAACAACGAGGAAACCGGCGGTTACCATCATCCGCAccaccatcaccatcatcaGCAGTATTACGCGTCGGCTCTgtaccatcatcatcatcaccattCGGACACCGTGACCCCCGTGGCAACCACGTCACCGGTTCTCACTGTACAGTCGATCATGATGCAGTCGTCGGCGACCAACAGTCAACCAGCTAGTCCCTGTAATTGA
- the LOC100644770 gene encoding pinin isoform X2 yields the protein MRKLDTQEAWGAERLEAQLEAARDGLRGLDRSIRKILGRDLPDGENGPLQPPPRLSQKRPLQEDRRRVVSDFVNNELPGGKRRWQGSNGEPKTVFSRLSARVPSNNDDSADEDDNVIKPAVSSRVIATPREIPSRQEVIRRERIDERSRQRNKRMFGALLGTLQKFRQEETKLKAKEDKKAEVEARVEEARRREKEELRRERQQLFLSRKRQLAEVRALEAKLARSRQFQDWRAAQLPLASFIKTRAQPPIYYVPKRKHPQTDILLTQSAKELHEEIERREKALVEELELIEVQVGLGKHQQNFDGSATLNTTAEVPQSTEEGEENRDPNPEKNLESENNEPADVSMKSDKDENYENTNDIEKKEEVKIKLIFQ from the exons atgagaaaattaGATACACAAGAGGCCTGGGGTGCCGAAAGGTTAGAAGCGCAATTAGAAGCCGCTCGAGATGGTCTTCGGGGACTCGATCGAAGTATTCGAAAGATTTTGGGCCGGGATCTGCCTGATGGAGAAAACGGACCGCTACAACCACCACCCAG aTTATCACAAAAGAGACCATTGCAAGAGGATAGAAGGCGTGTTGTTTCTGATTTTGTCAACAATGAACTACCTGGTGGAAAAAGGAGATGGCAAGGTTCAAATGGTGAACCAAAAACAGTTTTCAGTCGGTTAAGTGCACGTGTTCCTTCTAATAATGACGATAGTGCTGATGAAGATGATAATGTTATTAAG CCAGCAGTGTCTTCGAGAGTGATAGCAACACCGAGAGAGATTCCATCTAGACAGGAAGTTATTAGACGGGAAAGAATAGATGAACGTAGCAGGCAAAGGAATAAACGAATGTTTGGTGCCCTTTTAGGAACATTACAGAAATTTCGGCAAGAAGAAACTAAACTGAAAGCAAAG GAAGATAAAAAAGCAGAAGTAGAGGCAAGAGTAGAAGAAGccagaagaagagaaaaggaagaattaCGACGAGAAAGACAACAATTATTCTTATCGCGTAAACGGCAACTAGCAGAAGTTCGAGCACTAGAGGCAAAATTGGCGCGCAGCCGACAATTTCAAGATTGGCGTGCGGCGCAATTACCACTTGCTTCGTTTATAAAAACGCGTGCCCAACCTCCTATTTATTACGTACCAAAGCGTAAACATCCACAAACTGATATTCTACTAACGCAATCTGCGAAAGAACTTCATG AGGAGATCGAAAGAAGGGAGAAGGCATTGGTCGAAGAGCTGGAACTTATAGAAGTGCAAGTAGGTCTCGGGAAACATCAACAAAATTTTGATGGATCCGCAACATTAAATACAACAGCGGAAGTTCCACAGTCGacggaagaaggagaagaaaatcgCGATCCAAATCCAGAGAAGAACTTAGAATCAGAGAATAACGAACCGGCTGATGTTTCCATGAAATCCGACAAGGATGAAAATTACGAAAACACGAATGATATTGAAAAGAAGGAGGAAGTAAAG attaaattaattttccagtAA
- the LOC100644770 gene encoding pinin isoform X1, which yields MRKLDTQEAWGAERLEAQLEAARDGLRGLDRSIRKILGRDLPDGENGPLQPPPRLSQKRPLQEDRRRVVSDFVNNELPGGKRRWQGSNGEPKTVFSRLSARVPSNNDDSADEDDNVIKPAVSSRVIATPREIPSRQEVIRRERIDERSRQRNKRMFGALLGTLQKFRQEETKLKAKEDKKAEVEARVEEARRREKEELRRERQQLFLSRKRQLAEVRALEAKLARSRQFQDWRAAQLPLASFIKTRAQPPIYYVPKRKHPQTDILLTQSAKELHEEIERREKALVEELELIEVQVGLGKHQQNFDGSATLNTTAEVPQSTEEGEENRDPNPEKNLESENNEPADVSMKSDKDENYENTNDIEKKEEVKVDEAKDENNG from the exons atgagaaaattaGATACACAAGAGGCCTGGGGTGCCGAAAGGTTAGAAGCGCAATTAGAAGCCGCTCGAGATGGTCTTCGGGGACTCGATCGAAGTATTCGAAAGATTTTGGGCCGGGATCTGCCTGATGGAGAAAACGGACCGCTACAACCACCACCCAG aTTATCACAAAAGAGACCATTGCAAGAGGATAGAAGGCGTGTTGTTTCTGATTTTGTCAACAATGAACTACCTGGTGGAAAAAGGAGATGGCAAGGTTCAAATGGTGAACCAAAAACAGTTTTCAGTCGGTTAAGTGCACGTGTTCCTTCTAATAATGACGATAGTGCTGATGAAGATGATAATGTTATTAAG CCAGCAGTGTCTTCGAGAGTGATAGCAACACCGAGAGAGATTCCATCTAGACAGGAAGTTATTAGACGGGAAAGAATAGATGAACGTAGCAGGCAAAGGAATAAACGAATGTTTGGTGCCCTTTTAGGAACATTACAGAAATTTCGGCAAGAAGAAACTAAACTGAAAGCAAAG GAAGATAAAAAAGCAGAAGTAGAGGCAAGAGTAGAAGAAGccagaagaagagaaaaggaagaattaCGACGAGAAAGACAACAATTATTCTTATCGCGTAAACGGCAACTAGCAGAAGTTCGAGCACTAGAGGCAAAATTGGCGCGCAGCCGACAATTTCAAGATTGGCGTGCGGCGCAATTACCACTTGCTTCGTTTATAAAAACGCGTGCCCAACCTCCTATTTATTACGTACCAAAGCGTAAACATCCACAAACTGATATTCTACTAACGCAATCTGCGAAAGAACTTCATG AGGAGATCGAAAGAAGGGAGAAGGCATTGGTCGAAGAGCTGGAACTTATAGAAGTGCAAGTAGGTCTCGGGAAACATCAACAAAATTTTGATGGATCCGCAACATTAAATACAACAGCGGAAGTTCCACAGTCGacggaagaaggagaagaaaatcgCGATCCAAATCCAGAGAAGAACTTAGAATCAGAGAATAACGAACCGGCTGATGTTTCCATGAAATCCGACAAGGATGAAAATTACGAAAACACGAATGATATTGAAAAGAAGGAGGAAGTAAAGGTAGATGAAGCAAAAGATGAAAATAATGGCTAG